One genomic segment of Chitinophaga sancti includes these proteins:
- a CDS encoding translocation/assembly module TamB domain-containing protein encodes MTAPATNDEKHHGRPWWRWLLWGIVILLIIPVMAVLVLQLESVQDLIRRQGEQYLRKKLHTTVRIGYLRVRGWQYLELRNVYVADTSKQELFYSGNLKVRYNLLAFLNNELRINGLEWDSVTANIYRNPGDSSFNYQFIVDAFVTKDSIPDTVSTGTGTTLQFLIKDVTLKHVSLRYLDAPGGMDAVVTFQELHVDPDDLLVNQGLYAVRGLKIDGLKGYFKQDYRPKVLAATAPPPARDTASTPFHLILKKLEIENSSFLYADQGSGLSTGWKIGKLQLLNSSIDMDSTLIQVSELSIRNAGGMVTMNIAKDTSAPAPADSTAPNTWRVLATKTDLEHINLRYDNNTAPAPRGAGKKDPDYNHLFLKNFVAHVGNINYNTDTISAALHKLSVQEDKSGFGIKQGHFDVLYTATTIALRNLLLETNRSILRKQIVLNAPNWSTISDNPDLLQLQANLDSTHITLGEFLPFVPDSRKNPSMKPLWDKEIFLTTSFKGSLGKLIIETLNLTDNKGNHINAKGEVGHVTDVDQLYANLPSLYILSGNKALRSWLPPGTMPDTPRLPEQMIITGSFLGGMKDMQTKLDLKSNAANATLTAHLINITDSIHSSYDLNIASFRVQPGYFLYDTTIGWISGRIMASGKGYTFPGMIAKADAHINEATYNRYTYHDVSIKANIDKQQLHAEGQSNDSSINLTFNADGTLNDTTLQSLKANAQIQRADLYTTHLYSNPFELRGNMDVDFSSLTPNRLDGNALLTSWQVATNGQVFVLDTISLSAEYKDQQYLTLTGPFGFINANGNIDYTKIGPAFGQIINKPLSPYDSAKLVQLPAGQLLFWNASLTFPRSLQAMAPTLRMEYPLLISGHLNSDSSLLVLNAALPKLSYDSILIDSLAINANILDTSLKAEVSLADIHHKVMSLNHTSLTAAATAGKVDWDLLLDDIKRNPKYKVGGFVEFLPDNALALSLKPDLLLNRQQWQVDQNNRIHIHNGGPDTAHIQLSYNDQSIAIQTKPDSSSANGKLPTLETNIKNFKLSTITALLAADTLLANGVLNAQATIRNLDQSPLISSNLTIDSLTFRASNLGTLTAEVNTPQANQYSLDMNLKGNDNDLQVKGTYDSTINATVDINQLNMKSLESFTFGNMTRMHGSADGHFKITGTTDMPKATGNLHFNDAGGTITYVGANITMPDENIILDEKGVQFNKFVIADSLQNELVLDGRINTKDYSNYNFNLNINADNFMILGKQVDPQQMYYGPAFVDTRIKVRGNLDLPRVDAYVKLRDKSNVTVTLPSEEPGVANREGVIIFVDKDNPLDSSLVKMVDSTKLQNPRLKGINFSGNAEITPQSTIRIIIDPVNGDFVEAKGTASINATLDASSKMSLTGRYEISEGKYEMSLNQLIKRSFSIEKGSAITFSGDATDADLDITAKYTVNAEAADLVQDQLTSLSQTDRNKYKQKLPFYVYLHIKGNLMKPDISFELDMPEAEQNAFSGSVYNRIKQINQIPSELNKQVMGLLVLNSFIPEDPMSGEGSSDYGVSNMARQSVSKILSQQLNNLAGNLIKGVDLNFDLQTDEDYSTGSAQQTTNLKVGASKSLFNDRLSVSIGSNVMLEGESQANPSTLVGDVSVEYKLTRDGRYRVRVYQRQDNTTVIEGQVVETGVAFALIMDYDNFREIFQRAKKDKQSEKLRSQKKTSTKK; translated from the coding sequence ATGACAGCACCCGCAACTAACGATGAAAAACATCACGGCCGCCCATGGTGGCGTTGGCTCTTATGGGGAATTGTGATCCTGCTCATCATACCGGTAATGGCTGTTCTTGTATTGCAGCTGGAATCTGTACAGGACCTCATCCGCCGGCAGGGAGAACAATATCTCCGGAAAAAATTGCATACAACTGTTCGTATCGGCTACCTCCGCGTACGCGGGTGGCAGTACCTGGAACTACGTAATGTATACGTAGCAGATACTTCCAAACAGGAATTGTTCTACTCCGGAAATCTGAAGGTCCGCTACAATCTGTTGGCATTTCTCAACAATGAGCTGCGAATTAATGGTCTTGAATGGGATTCCGTCACGGCCAATATATACCGTAACCCCGGAGACTCTTCCTTCAACTACCAGTTCATTGTAGACGCCTTCGTTACCAAAGATTCGATCCCCGACACTGTAAGCACCGGCACAGGAACCACGCTTCAGTTCCTCATCAAAGACGTTACCCTGAAACATGTATCGCTTCGCTATCTGGATGCCCCTGGAGGTATGGACGCTGTTGTCACCTTCCAGGAGCTGCATGTAGATCCTGATGATCTGCTTGTGAACCAGGGATTGTATGCTGTTCGTGGGTTGAAGATCGATGGACTCAAAGGTTACTTCAAACAGGACTACCGGCCCAAGGTACTGGCAGCAACAGCGCCGCCGCCTGCCAGGGATACCGCCAGCACTCCCTTCCACCTTATTCTCAAGAAATTAGAAATTGAAAATAGCTCCTTCCTCTACGCTGACCAGGGTAGTGGCCTGAGCACCGGCTGGAAAATAGGTAAGCTACAGCTCCTCAATTCCAGCATCGATATGGACTCCACACTCATACAGGTGAGTGAACTGTCCATCAGGAACGCAGGCGGTATGGTCACCATGAATATCGCAAAAGATACTTCCGCTCCCGCACCTGCTGACAGCACTGCTCCAAATACATGGAGAGTGCTGGCCACCAAAACGGATCTGGAACATATCAACCTGCGGTACGATAACAATACCGCTCCTGCTCCAAGAGGTGCCGGTAAAAAAGATCCTGACTACAACCACCTGTTCCTCAAAAACTTTGTGGCTCATGTAGGTAATATCAATTATAACACGGACACCATCAGTGCTGCATTGCACAAATTGTCCGTACAAGAAGATAAATCAGGTTTTGGAATTAAACAGGGTCACTTCGATGTATTATATACAGCAACTACCATTGCCCTGCGCAACCTGCTGCTGGAAACAAACCGGAGTATCCTCCGCAAACAGATTGTTCTGAATGCCCCTAACTGGTCTACTATCTCTGACAATCCCGATCTCTTACAGTTGCAGGCCAACCTGGACTCTACCCACATTACCCTGGGTGAGTTCCTCCCTTTTGTACCTGACAGCCGTAAGAACCCGTCCATGAAACCACTGTGGGATAAGGAAATCTTCCTGACTACTTCCTTCAAAGGCAGCCTGGGCAAACTGATCATCGAAACACTCAATCTTACTGACAACAAAGGCAACCATATCAATGCCAAAGGTGAAGTAGGCCATGTAACAGATGTAGATCAACTGTATGCCAACCTTCCTTCGCTCTACATCCTTTCCGGAAATAAGGCCCTCCGCTCATGGCTACCGCCAGGTACTATGCCGGATACCCCCCGGCTGCCGGAGCAAATGATCATTACCGGTAGCTTCCTTGGTGGTATGAAAGACATGCAGACAAAGCTGGACCTGAAAAGTAATGCTGCCAATGCCACTCTGACCGCTCATCTCATCAACATTACCGATAGCATCCATAGCAGTTATGACCTCAACATCGCCTCTTTTCGTGTGCAACCAGGTTATTTCCTTTATGATACCACTATCGGCTGGATCAGTGGCCGCATCATGGCTTCCGGCAAAGGATACACCTTCCCGGGTATGATTGCAAAAGCAGATGCCCACATCAACGAAGCGACTTATAACAGGTATACCTACCACGACGTAAGTATCAAAGCCAACATCGATAAGCAACAACTGCATGCTGAAGGTCAGAGTAACGATTCCAGCATCAACCTTACTTTCAATGCTGATGGTACCCTGAACGATACGACCCTACAGTCACTAAAAGCCAATGCCCAGATCCAACGTGCAGACCTGTATACCACGCACCTGTACAGTAATCCATTTGAGCTGAGAGGAAATATGGATGTGGATTTCAGCAGCCTGACACCCAACCGCCTGGACGGGAATGCACTCCTCACCAGCTGGCAGGTGGCCACCAATGGGCAGGTCTTCGTATTAGATACCATTTCTTTATCAGCCGAGTACAAGGACCAGCAGTACCTGACCCTCACTGGTCCATTTGGTTTTATCAACGCCAATGGTAATATCGATTATACCAAAATCGGCCCTGCGTTCGGACAAATCATCAACAAGCCATTGAGTCCTTATGACAGCGCTAAGCTGGTGCAATTGCCGGCTGGCCAACTGTTATTTTGGAATGCTTCTTTGACTTTTCCGCGCAGCTTACAGGCCATGGCACCGACCCTGCGCATGGAATATCCATTGCTCATCAGCGGCCATCTGAATTCTGACAGTAGCCTGCTGGTGCTCAATGCCGCCTTGCCTAAGCTGAGTTACGATTCTATCTTAATAGATAGCCTGGCCATCAATGCCAATATCTTAGATACCTCCCTCAAGGCAGAGGTATCCCTCGCAGATATTCATCATAAGGTAATGTCCCTGAATCACACTTCCCTGACGGCTGCTGCCACAGCTGGAAAAGTTGACTGGGACTTGCTGCTGGATGACATAAAACGCAATCCGAAATATAAAGTAGGCGGCTTCGTGGAATTCCTGCCGGACAATGCGCTGGCGCTTTCACTGAAACCAGATCTGCTGCTGAACCGTCAGCAATGGCAGGTAGATCAGAACAACCGTATCCACATTCATAATGGCGGCCCGGATACTGCCCACATCCAGTTATCTTACAATGACCAGTCCATCGCCATCCAGACAAAACCAGATAGCAGCAGTGCCAATGGCAAACTGCCCACACTTGAAACGAATATCAAAAACTTCAAGCTCTCTACTATCACCGCATTACTGGCTGCCGATACTTTGTTGGCCAACGGTGTCCTGAATGCACAGGCCACTATACGCAACCTGGATCAGTCACCGCTAATTAGTTCAAACCTCACTATTGATAGTCTGACCTTCCGCGCTTCTAACCTGGGTACGCTCACTGCAGAAGTAAATACGCCACAGGCTAACCAGTATAGCCTGGACATGAATCTCAAAGGCAATGACAACGACCTGCAGGTAAAAGGTACTTACGACTCTACCATCAATGCCACTGTAGACATCAACCAGCTGAATATGAAATCGCTGGAGTCATTCACTTTTGGCAATATGACCCGTATGCATGGTAGTGCCGACGGCCACTTCAAAATCACAGGTACTACCGACATGCCGAAAGCAACCGGGAATCTTCATTTCAATGATGCAGGTGGTACCATTACCTATGTAGGCGCCAATATCACCATGCCTGATGAGAACATCATACTGGATGAGAAAGGGGTACAGTTCAACAAATTCGTTATTGCAGATAGCCTGCAGAATGAGCTGGTGCTGGACGGTCGTATCAATACAAAAGACTACTCTAACTATAACTTCAACCTCAATATCAACGCAGACAACTTCATGATCCTGGGTAAACAGGTTGACCCGCAGCAAATGTATTACGGGCCTGCTTTCGTAGATACCCGTATCAAAGTAAGGGGCAACCTGGATCTGCCAAGAGTAGATGCTTATGTGAAGCTGCGCGATAAATCGAATGTAACCGTCACCCTGCCCTCCGAAGAACCAGGTGTAGCTAACAGGGAAGGGGTCATCATATTTGTAGATAAGGACAATCCACTGGATTCTTCGCTGGTGAAAATGGTAGACAGTACTAAACTGCAAAACCCAAGACTGAAAGGTATCAACTTCTCAGGCAATGCTGAGATCACACCTCAATCTACCATCCGTATTATCATTGACCCTGTGAATGGTGACTTTGTAGAAGCAAAAGGTACTGCCAGCATCAATGCGACCCTGGATGCCAGCAGCAAAATGAGTCTGACCGGCCGTTACGAGATCTCAGAAGGTAAGTACGAAATGTCGCTGAACCAGCTGATCAAACGTTCTTTCTCCATTGAAAAGGGAAGTGCCATTACCTTTAGCGGAGACGCTACCGATGCAGATCTGGATATCACTGCAAAGTATACTGTGAATGCAGAAGCTGCGGACCTGGTACAGGATCAGCTGACCAGCCTCTCCCAGACAGACAGGAACAAGTACAAGCAGAAATTACCATTCTATGTATACCTCCATATCAAAGGCAATCTGATGAAGCCAGACATCTCCTTCGAACTGGATATGCCGGAGGCAGAACAAAATGCATTTAGTGGTAGTGTGTATAATCGCATCAAACAGATTAACCAGATCCCATCTGAACTGAACAAACAGGTAATGGGTCTGCTGGTGCTGAATAGCTTTATACCTGAAGACCCGATGTCAGGCGAAGGTAGCAGCGACTATGGTGTGAGCAACATGGCCCGTCAGAGTGTGAGCAAGATTCTCTCTCAACAGCTGAATAACCTGGCTGGTAACCTGATCAAAGGTGTAGACCTCAACTTCGACCTGCAAACAGACGAAGACTATTCAACCGGTTCCGCACAGCAAACCACCAATCTGAAAGTAGGTGCTTCCAAGAGCCTGTTCAATGATCGCCTCTCTGTATCCATTGGTTCCAATGTGATGCTGGAAGGTGAATCGCAGGCAAACCCCAGCACGCTGGTGGGCGATGTATCAGTAGAATATAAACTGACCCGCGATGGCCGTTATCGTGTAAGGGTGTACCAGCGTCAGGACAATACCACTGTTATTGAAGGACAGGTAGTAGAAACCGGTGTAGCCTTCGCTTTGATCATGGACTATGATAATTTCCGCGAGATATTCCAGCGGGCGAAAAAAGATAAGCAATCTGAAAAACTCCGTTCCCAGAAGAAAACCAGTACTAAGAAATAA
- a CDS encoding BamA/TamA family outer membrane protein, producing MVKSYRHIISPILAALFAMGFYSCSSTKSVPEGDRLYTGTSVKWVGKKPRDYGTLNASLESSVRPKPNKKFLGMPIRLYLYNLGKKPKGKGLNYLLRNKLGEAPVLLSSVKADYTANVLEQYLVDNGFFQALVTSEIKTSGSKKASGVYTATPNHRYRIKSVTYQTDSSNLGKAIAAAYKHTSLKINRPYRLDSIKAERLRINNILKNQGYYYFTVDHLLVEVDSTNNGMVDLYLKVKDETPPQAKRPYTMKTITLYPNYTLDQDSLSRKGTPVVYNGIRIIDSTKKFKPSVFDRMVFLKPDSLYRLNNHDITLHRLTDLGTFKFVKGQFRQARGDSSRLNASFFLTPYPRRSLSAELRGTSKSNNFAGSELKITAKNRNWLHYANLLEISLSGGLEWQVGGKGTNSTVVGGNSYNLKAEAAMTIPRFYQPFWNLNVNTPYVPRTRISVSYELYSRSQLYNLNAYNFQFQYIWRKTQFLEHKWAPVSITYVLPTKTTAGYDSILLNDPSQRSAIEKQFILGGNYDITYDNKATNKVHTFYMNGNIDYSGNLAGLIIPRNDTGMKTIFGSPFAQFIRLSADVRHYWRLNRSLIWVNRIFAGYGMPYGNSTTLPFVKQFFIGGSSSLRGFRARTLGPGSYRNTNSKYLANEAGDVKLEYNSEIRAHLTGIFNAAVFLDAGNIWLKKEVPEKLGSQFSTSRFVSQIAVDAGAGLRVDASILVVRLDLAFPLRKPWLPEGERWVMKDIKFGDPDWRKENLILNIAIGYPF from the coding sequence ATGGTTAAAAGCTATAGACATATAATTTCCCCGATACTGGCAGCATTGTTCGCCATGGGCTTTTATTCGTGTAGTTCAACTAAGTCAGTACCAGAAGGCGATCGCCTTTATACAGGAACCTCCGTCAAGTGGGTTGGCAAAAAGCCAAGGGATTATGGTACACTGAATGCCAGCCTGGAAAGCAGTGTAAGGCCGAAGCCGAACAAAAAATTCCTGGGTATGCCCATCCGGCTCTATCTCTATAACCTTGGTAAAAAACCAAAAGGGAAAGGCCTCAATTACCTGTTACGCAATAAATTGGGAGAAGCTCCTGTGTTGTTAAGTTCTGTAAAGGCAGATTACACTGCCAATGTATTGGAGCAATACCTTGTGGACAATGGTTTCTTTCAGGCGCTGGTCACATCTGAAATAAAAACTTCCGGTAGTAAAAAAGCATCCGGTGTCTATACCGCAACGCCTAATCATCGCTACCGTATTAAGAGTGTGACTTACCAAACAGACAGCAGTAATCTGGGTAAAGCCATTGCAGCTGCGTATAAACATACCTCTCTCAAGATCAACCGCCCTTACAGGCTGGATAGCATCAAGGCCGAAAGGTTGAGAATCAATAATATTCTTAAAAACCAGGGCTACTATTACTTCACCGTCGATCACCTGCTGGTGGAAGTTGATAGTACCAACAATGGAATGGTTGATCTCTATCTGAAAGTAAAAGACGAAACTCCACCACAGGCAAAGCGTCCGTACACGATGAAGACCATCACGCTGTACCCGAATTATACACTGGACCAGGATTCGCTCTCCCGTAAGGGTACGCCGGTGGTATATAACGGTATTCGTATTATAGATTCTACCAAAAAGTTCAAGCCGAGTGTATTTGACAGGATGGTGTTCCTGAAGCCGGATAGTTTGTACAGGCTGAATAATCATGACATTACCCTGCATCGTCTCACCGACCTGGGTACATTCAAATTTGTGAAAGGACAGTTCCGGCAGGCGAGGGGAGACAGTTCCAGGCTGAATGCCAGTTTCTTCCTCACCCCTTATCCAAGACGTAGCTTGTCTGCCGAGTTGAGAGGTACATCCAAATCCAACAACTTTGCCGGTTCCGAACTAAAGATCACGGCCAAAAACCGTAACTGGCTTCATTATGCAAATCTGTTGGAAATCTCACTATCCGGTGGTCTGGAATGGCAGGTAGGAGGCAAGGGTACCAATTCAACTGTGGTTGGTGGTAACTCATATAACCTGAAGGCAGAAGCAGCGATGACGATTCCCCGTTTCTATCAGCCTTTCTGGAATCTGAATGTAAATACCCCTTATGTACCCCGCACCCGCATCAGCGTGAGCTATGAACTGTATAGCCGTAGCCAGCTGTATAACCTGAATGCTTACAACTTCCAGTTCCAGTACATCTGGCGCAAGACGCAGTTCCTGGAGCACAAGTGGGCACCGGTATCTATCACCTATGTACTGCCTACCAAGACGACTGCAGGTTATGACAGTATATTGCTGAATGATCCCAGCCAGCGTTCAGCGATTGAGAAACAATTTATTCTTGGCGGTAACTACGATATTACCTACGATAACAAGGCTACTAATAAAGTGCATACCTTCTACATGAATGGTAACATCGATTACTCCGGTAACCTGGCTGGATTGATCATTCCCAGAAATGATACAGGCATGAAGACTATCTTCGGTAGTCCATTTGCACAATTCATTCGTTTGTCTGCCGATGTGCGTCACTACTGGAGACTTAACAGGTCTCTGATCTGGGTGAACAGAATCTTTGCCGGTTACGGCATGCCATATGGCAATTCTACCACCCTGCCTTTTGTGAAGCAATTTTTCATAGGTGGTAGCAGCAGTTTAAGAGGTTTCCGCGCCAGAACACTGGGTCCTGGTAGCTATCGTAATACCAACAGTAAATACCTGGCAAATGAAGCCGGTGATGTGAAGTTGGAATATAACTCTGAAATACGTGCGCATCTTACCGGCATTTTCAATGCCGCTGTATTCCTGGATGCTGGTAATATCTGGCTGAAGAAGGAAGTGCCGGAGAAACTGGGTAGTCAGTTCAGCACCAGTAGATTTGTTAGTCAGATTGCAGTAGATGCGGGTGCCGGTTTACGTGTAGATGCATCTATCCTGGTAGTACGCCTGGATCTGGCCTTTCCGCTGCGAAAACCATGGTTGCCGGAAGGGGAGCGATGGGTCATGAAAGATATCAAATTTGGAGATCCGGACTGGCGCAAAGAGAATCTGATCCTGAATATTGCGATCGGTTATCCTTTCTAA
- a CDS encoding septal ring lytic transglycosylase RlpA family protein: protein MPMITKKHTRWMLVLCSTMLILFSSCSRKITESGKASYYADKFEGRKTASGSIFHQNKMTAAHRTLPFGTKVKVVNIANGRSVKVTITDRGPFAEGRVIDLSKKAAKKLGMISTGLAPVEIKYKKKK from the coding sequence ATGCCTATGATTACAAAGAAACACACAAGATGGATGCTCGTGCTGTGTAGCACGATGCTTATTTTATTCTCTTCCTGTAGCAGGAAAATTACCGAGAGCGGAAAAGCATCTTATTATGCTGACAAATTTGAAGGAAGGAAAACCGCCAGTGGCAGTATTTTCCATCAGAACAAAATGACCGCCGCACACCGTACCTTACCATTTGGTACAAAAGTTAAAGTGGTGAATATCGCCAACGGCCGCTCTGTAAAAGTGACCATCACCGACAGAGGCCCCTTTGCAGAAGGAAGAGTGATAGACCTATCAAAGAAAGCCGCAAAGAAGCTGGGAATGATTAGTACAGGATTGGCGCCAGTAGAAATAAAATATAAAAAGAAGAAATAA
- a CDS encoding type 1 glutamine amidotransferase domain-containing protein, which translates to MENKLNNKKVAILVADGFEEVEFTKPMEALKNAGAEVDVVSLHDGEVKAWAEKDWGNSYPVTLTVSNANAKDYDALVLPGGVMNPDHLRENQEAVNFVSGFFDDSKPIAAICHGPWTLIETGELKGRRVTSYPSLKTDLVNAGANWVDEEVVVDNGLVTSRNPHDLPAFCRKMVEEIGEGVHA; encoded by the coding sequence ATGGAAAACAAGCTGAATAATAAGAAAGTGGCCATCCTGGTGGCAGATGGTTTTGAAGAAGTAGAATTTACCAAACCCATGGAGGCATTAAAAAATGCTGGTGCAGAAGTAGATGTTGTATCCCTCCACGATGGGGAAGTAAAAGCGTGGGCTGAAAAAGACTGGGGTAACAGCTACCCCGTTACGCTGACAGTAAGCAATGCCAATGCGAAAGATTATGATGCCCTGGTATTACCAGGCGGTGTGATGAATCCTGATCATTTACGTGAGAATCAGGAGGCCGTAAATTTTGTAAGCGGCTTTTTTGATGATAGCAAGCCAATAGCTGCTATCTGCCATGGTCCGTGGACGTTGATTGAAACAGGTGAGTTAAAAGGAAGAAGGGTTACCTCCTATCCTTCTTTAAAGACGGATTTGGTAAATGCTGGTGCCAACTGGGTTGATGAGGAGGTTGTAGTGGATAATGGGCTGGTTACCAGTCGTAACCCACATGATCTGCCTGCTTTTTGCAGGAAAATGGTGGAAGAGATTGGAGAAGGTGTTCACGCCTGA
- the corA gene encoding magnesium/cobalt transporter CorA: MRKSKSIIPIPIPDVLNPFKVRKQRIMNYNPVTGPASRPPGRCEKVTIFDYTPVHVTESSGEDHRMIFKYIDTPEPTWINVDGINKETVHEICTKTGIHLLLEEDIMSIGQRAKMDEIGQHLFALLPMAYYNVESATIEYEQVSIVLGKNYVISFQEEATRDVFDHVREKLRIENSRIRSAGADYLCYNLLDVIVDSYFLILDKLGDRIELMEDLVQHQPNTRTLARINYLRRELLLFKRAISPVRDLINGFMKCESPLLDERTMKYFKDVYDHIIQANDLAENYREALLNVQEQYHTQINLKMNEIMKVLAVVTTLMAPLTLVAGIYGMNFEYMPELHTHNGYFIVLGSMIFMLVGMIIFFRKRGWF, translated from the coding sequence ATGCGTAAGTCGAAGTCCATCATACCCATTCCCATTCCAGATGTACTGAACCCATTCAAGGTGAGGAAGCAACGGATTATGAACTATAACCCTGTGACAGGCCCTGCTTCACGCCCGCCGGGAAGATGTGAGAAAGTAACAATTTTTGATTACACCCCGGTTCATGTTACAGAGAGTTCAGGAGAGGATCATCGCATGATCTTTAAATATATTGATACCCCTGAGCCAACATGGATCAATGTTGATGGAATCAATAAGGAAACGGTGCATGAGATCTGTACAAAAACGGGCATTCACCTGCTGCTGGAAGAAGATATCATGAGTATCGGACAGCGGGCCAAGATGGATGAAATAGGGCAACACCTGTTTGCATTACTGCCAATGGCGTATTACAATGTAGAGTCTGCGACTATAGAATATGAACAGGTGAGCATTGTACTGGGGAAAAATTATGTCATTTCCTTCCAGGAAGAAGCGACAAGAGATGTATTCGATCATGTAAGAGAAAAACTACGGATAGAAAATTCGCGGATTCGCAGCGCAGGGGCAGATTATCTATGTTATAACCTACTCGATGTGATTGTGGATAGCTACTTCCTTATTCTTGATAAACTAGGAGACCGTATAGAACTGATGGAAGATCTGGTGCAGCACCAACCCAATACCCGCACACTGGCGCGGATTAATTACCTGCGCAGGGAGCTTTTGCTATTTAAAAGAGCGATCTCACCGGTACGGGACCTGATCAATGGGTTTATGAAATGCGAAAGTCCGCTGTTGGATGAGCGGACTATGAAATATTTTAAGGACGTATATGATCATATCATACAGGCCAACGATCTGGCAGAAAACTACCGTGAAGCACTCCTGAACGTACAGGAACAATACCATACCCAGATCAACCTGAAGATGAATGAGATCATGAAGGTACTGGCGGTGGTGACGACGCTGATGGCGCCATTAACTCTGGTAGCAGGTATCTACGGGATGAACTTTGAGTACATGCCGGAGCTGCATACCCACAACGGGTACTTTATCGTATTAGGGTCTATGATCTTCATGCTGGTGGGCATGATCATCTTCTTCAGAAAAAGAGGGTGGTTCTGA
- a CDS encoding DUF2480 family protein, which yields MEEIVNKVAQSGLLTLDLEDYYPQEETVVFDLKQYLFMEMILKEKDFRAALQELDWEQYRNKNVAIICSADAVVPFWGYMLVMTYLEPIAHYAAFGSKEEIFKTQFMKRLNAIDMTAYEDKRVVVKGCGDKGAGEAAYVEITRLLRPVAKSIMYGEPCSTVPIFKKK from the coding sequence ATGGAAGAGATAGTAAACAAAGTAGCGCAAAGTGGACTCCTCACATTAGATCTGGAAGACTACTATCCTCAGGAAGAAACAGTTGTTTTTGACCTGAAGCAATATCTTTTCATGGAGATGATCCTGAAAGAGAAAGATTTCCGTGCCGCCCTTCAAGAATTAGACTGGGAACAATATCGCAATAAAAATGTCGCCATCATCTGTTCTGCAGATGCTGTAGTTCCATTTTGGGGCTACATGCTCGTCATGACCTACCTGGAACCCATCGCACACTATGCTGCCTTTGGTTCCAAAGAAGAAATCTTCAAAACCCAGTTTATGAAGCGCCTCAATGCAATAGACATGACCGCCTACGAAGACAAACGCGTGGTTGTGAAAGGTTGTGGAGATAAAGGCGCCGGCGAAGCCGCTTATGTGGAAATTACCCGTTTGCTGCGCCCGGTGGCAAAAAGTATCATGTACGGAGAACCTTGCTCCACCGTACCGATCTTCAAAAAGAAATAA